The Entomobacter blattae nucleotide sequence CTTATGATTTATCGATATGGACATTGCCCAAGCTATTCAAAACCGCCATAGGGAGCTTTTCACTCAAGATGCATTAAACCAACAAGCGTTTCCCACCGCTAATTTTCCCACCACTAATATTGATGGAGTTTTATTAAAAACCCATATTTTATTAAAAACCCATCGCAAGATGTTTCTTGCCATGGCCTGCCTCTATTTTTTTTGGATAATCACCAACCGCCATAGCCTAGCCATTTGGGCAAGCACCGTATTGCCGGAAATTTTCTGTAATTCTCTCGCAGCCTGATCTCTCTTCCCCGCAATAAAATAGGCCAACCCTAAACGTAACAAGGCCAGATTAGGGTCCTTTACCCCTTGCTTTTGCCCCTGCCCCATCAAGGCTAACCCCTTGTCTGACTGGCCTGCAAAAACAAGATTAAGGCCTGCTTGTACAAGGACATCTCCATTATATTTTTCTGTATTGGAGAGGTCTACGTTCCTCCATTGATCTTTCATTTTCTGGGCTTTTTGCGTAACAAATGTGGACAAACGCTTTTGTCGTGTAGACTCTGGACCTTGCCCCAATATCCCCTTCTGATAGCCGTTAGCTATAAGGGTTTCGGCAAAGCTCGGAAGATCCGTCTGAACGGCAACTTCAGCAGCCTCCATATAATCAGCAGCTGTTTTTAATAACCCTGTCTGATAAAGCAGAAAATATTTATCAAACTCTAACCCTGCAGGAATTTTATTCCTATCAAGCTGCAAGTAAATGAGCTGCTGCCAATATTCTGCCTTAGGATAATAAGTCACAAGCTGAGTGTAGGCTCCTATCAGACCATTTCTATTTTTAAGAGCTTGAAAACAGGTTGCCAACACCTGAAACTGAGATTCAGCCGGAATCTGGCCAGCCTTTTTTTCCTGGTCAATCTGAAGCTGCTGTTCGCGCAACGTATTTCTATAATCTTTCTGCAAAAGATAAGATTGTACTAAAAGGGTCTGCATATAAGGGTGATGACCACCCGCTGCAAAATATTTTTTTATACTTTGAACGGCCTGAGCATAATCTTTAGCCCGATAAGCCATCGTGGATTCAGCAAGTAAAATATCAATTTTCTTTTGGGGGGAAGTAAGCTTGAAATTTAATAGCTGATTATTGGCGACAAGAGTATCACGCAAATTACCAGAGGCCGTTGCCACTGCAGACTGCATTTGTAATATGGTGTAGATATCGTAATCTGTCCTCCCACTTGTGGCCATGGCAGATCTGACCAGCATCTGTGCCCGCTCGTACTGATGGGCATTAAGGGCTTGTTGGGCCTGCTGGAGTTTTTTGCCGACTGAGTCTGTCAACACTTCTGCTATTGCTGGCTGATGATAAGCCACCATGGTGGACTCAAACATCATAACTGAAAGCGCCAGGCATCCGATACGAGATAACCGTACAACCATTTATCATTCTCCAGCTGTTAATTAATGACTCTCAAGTTCCCTACAAATTCCCTAGTATCTTCCCATCATATCATGCCAATACTGGCCATGCAGTTTTGCCCCACTCTATCAAAGCCTTTTTATTAAGCTGGTTAGTGGTCTCTACGCCGCCCCTTACGCCTTTAAAATTTCAATAGCACTATACAACATCTCTTCCTTTTTAAAAGGCTGCCCCACAACTTGAAAGCCCCGATTTTTGTAAAAAGGCAAGGCATCCATTCTCGCATAAGCCATCACCTTATAAATCGGTTTATCAAAAGCACGCTTTAATGCCACAGCCAAAAGATGTGAGCCATAACCCTGGCCTTGAAAGGTTGTATCAACACAAAATTTTCTTAAACGCTCTGTGCTAGGATCCTGAGGGAACAAACCTAAACACCCCACCAAAATGCCTTTATGGTAATACCCATAATGATCGGCTTTTTCATCCCCTTCAACCCGAGAAAAATCCATTGGCTTATGAGGCCATAACACTTTATGCCGCAGAGGCAGGCACGTTTCAGCTGTCACAGCCCTAATCTGATCTTCCCCCTCTTCCCACACGATTGTCATACTATCCATTTGATCAATGCCATCCTACAAAAGTAAGCCCCCATTATCCCCAAAAGCCCTTTCTGGAAGGGGAACCACACCCCTTATAGCCCTAAATCGCCTGAGCGCTCGCCTCAGAACG carries:
- a CDS encoding GNAT family N-acetyltransferase, with the translated sequence MDSMTIVWEEGEDQIRAVTAETCLPLRHKVLWPHKPMDFSRVEGDEKADHYGYYHKGILVGCLGLFPQDPSTERLRKFCVDTTFQGQGYGSHLLAVALKRAFDKPIYKVMAYARMDALPFYKNRGFQVVGQPFKKEEMLYSAIEILKA
- a CDS encoding tetratricopeptide repeat protein, encoding MVVRLSRIGCLALSVMMFESTMVAYHQPAIAEVLTDSVGKKLQQAQQALNAHQYERAQMLVRSAMATSGRTDYDIYTILQMQSAVATASGNLRDTLVANNQLLNFKLTSPQKKIDILLAESTMAYRAKDYAQAVQSIKKYFAAGGHHPYMQTLLVQSYLLQKDYRNTLREQQLQIDQEKKAGQIPAESQFQVLATCFQALKNRNGLIGAYTQLVTYYPKAEYWQQLIYLQLDRNKIPAGLEFDKYFLLYQTGLLKTAADYMEAAEVAVQTDLPSFAETLIANGYQKGILGQGPESTRQKRLSTFVTQKAQKMKDQWRNVDLSNTEKYNGDVLVQAGLNLVFAGQSDKGLALMGQGQKQGVKDPNLALLRLGLAYFIAGKRDQAARELQKISGNTVLAQMARLWRLVIIQKK